The Streptomyces spororaveus genome includes a region encoding these proteins:
- a CDS encoding IclR family transcriptional regulator: MSQSVERALTILPLLARGPASLGEVADELGVHKSTALRLLRTLHERGFVCRLPDGRYRLGAQLFALAAEAIENLDVREIAHPHLVELNRATGHTVHLALHQDDEVVYVDKVDSRYPVRMYSRIGRPVPLTVAAVAKLLLADLPEAERRALADRIEYPRYTARSTPDAAAFLRELDLVREQGWATDLGGHEESINCLGAPVRGPDGRVAAALSVSAPGVVVGAEGLLALLPQVLRTAEAISQDYSGAQERT; encoded by the coding sequence ATGAGCCAGTCGGTGGAGCGCGCGCTCACCATCCTGCCCTTGCTCGCGCGCGGCCCGGCCTCGCTCGGCGAGGTCGCCGACGAGCTGGGTGTGCACAAGAGCACCGCGCTGCGCCTCCTGCGCACCCTGCACGAGCGCGGCTTCGTCTGCCGCCTCCCGGACGGCCGCTACCGCCTCGGCGCCCAGCTCTTCGCGCTCGCCGCCGAGGCCATCGAGAACCTGGACGTCCGGGAGATCGCGCACCCCCACCTCGTCGAGCTGAACCGGGCCACCGGGCACACCGTTCACCTCGCCCTCCACCAGGACGACGAGGTGGTGTACGTCGACAAGGTCGACAGCCGCTACCCGGTCCGCATGTACTCCCGCATCGGCAGGCCCGTGCCCCTCACCGTCGCCGCCGTGGCCAAGCTGCTCCTCGCCGACCTGCCGGAGGCCGAGCGCCGCGCCCTCGCGGACCGGATCGAGTACCCCCGCTACACCGCCCGCTCCACCCCGGACGCGGCGGCCTTCCTGCGCGAACTGGACCTCGTACGCGAGCAGGGCTGGGCCACCGACCTCGGCGGCCACGAGGAGTCCATCAACTGCCTCGGGGCGCCGGTGCGCGGGCCGGACGGGCGCGTGGCCGCCGCCCTGTCGGTGTCCGCGCCCGGTGTGGTCGTCGGCGCCGAGGGGCTGCTCGCACTGCTGCCGCAGGTGCTGCGTACCGCGGAGGCCATCAGCCAGGACTACTCAGGAGCACAGGAGCGCACGTGA
- a CDS encoding RidA family protein, translating into MTEKTAVTPGTHTTPPARFSHGVRKGNILQVAGQVGFLPHVDGQPPTPAGPTLREQTLQTLENVRSVLEAGGAGWDDVMMIRVYLTDTGHFAEMNGIYNGYFEEQGLKEAPAARTTVYVGLPAGLLIEIDALAVLG; encoded by the coding sequence GTGACCGAGAAGACCGCCGTCACCCCCGGCACCCACACCACCCCGCCCGCGAGGTTCTCGCACGGCGTGCGGAAGGGGAACATCCTCCAGGTCGCCGGCCAGGTCGGCTTCCTCCCGCACGTCGACGGGCAGCCGCCCACCCCCGCCGGGCCGACCCTGCGCGAGCAGACCCTCCAGACGCTGGAGAACGTCCGCTCCGTCCTGGAGGCCGGCGGTGCGGGCTGGGACGACGTGATGATGATCCGCGTCTACCTCACCGACACCGGGCACTTCGCCGAGATGAACGGCATCTACAACGGCTACTTCGAGGAGCAGGGCCTGAAGGAGGCCCCCGCCGCCCGCACCACGGTGTACGTGGGACTGCCGGCCGGGCTGCTCATCGAGATCGACGCCCTCGCCGTCCTGGGCTGA
- a CDS encoding carbohydrate-binding protein: MLKRHARAACTALAAAGLLLTATGGATAGPTPAAPTAAATLRTADAPPELLAALRRDLGLTPTQAGARLAHEAEAGATAARLRDRLGAAFAGAWVDGADSATLTVATTRTADTAAIRATGARAKLVTRTLAELDADRAVLDRAAGPATPVRYVDPRSNTLVVEETAAGAAAALLAATGIGADRVTVVRTDEAPRPLYDLRGGDAYYMNGSGRCSVGFPVTKGSVNGFATAGHCGRAGTTTTGFNQVAQGSFQASVFPGNDMAWVAANTSWTSTPYVKGGGADVQVTGSVLQPVGASVCRSGSTTGWHCGTIQQHNTSVTYPEGTISGVTRTTVCAEPGDSGGSYISGSQAQGVTSGGSGNCSSGGTTFFQPLNPILSAYGLTLRVSGGDPGPGPGPGDPEPGGTWKAGTVYAAGATVTHGGATYRCLQGHQAQPGWEPPNVPALWQRV; this comes from the coding sequence ATGCTCAAGCGACACGCCCGCGCGGCGTGTACCGCCCTGGCCGCCGCCGGGCTGCTGCTGACCGCCACCGGCGGTGCCACCGCCGGTCCCACCCCCGCCGCGCCCACCGCGGCCGCCACCCTGCGCACCGCCGACGCGCCGCCCGAGCTGCTCGCCGCCCTGCGGCGCGACCTCGGCCTGACCCCCACGCAGGCCGGGGCGCGCCTCGCCCACGAGGCCGAGGCGGGGGCCACCGCCGCCCGGCTGCGCGACCGGCTCGGCGCCGCCTTCGCCGGCGCCTGGGTGGACGGGGCCGACTCCGCCACCCTCACCGTGGCCACCACCCGGACCGCCGACACCGCCGCGATACGGGCCACCGGGGCCCGGGCGAAGCTGGTCACCCGCACCCTGGCCGAACTGGACGCCGACCGGGCCGTACTGGACCGGGCGGCCGGTCCCGCCACCCCGGTCCGCTATGTCGACCCGCGCTCCAACACCCTCGTCGTCGAGGAGACGGCGGCGGGGGCGGCGGCCGCGCTGCTGGCCGCCACCGGGATCGGCGCGGACCGCGTCACGGTGGTCCGTACGGACGAGGCCCCGCGTCCCCTGTACGACCTGCGCGGCGGCGACGCGTACTACATGAACGGCAGCGGCCGCTGCTCCGTCGGCTTCCCCGTCACCAAGGGGTCCGTGAACGGCTTCGCCACCGCCGGGCACTGCGGGCGCGCCGGAACCACCACCACCGGCTTCAACCAGGTCGCCCAGGGCTCCTTCCAGGCCTCGGTCTTCCCCGGTAACGACATGGCCTGGGTGGCCGCGAACACGAGCTGGACCTCGACCCCGTACGTCAAGGGCGGCGGCGCGGACGTGCAGGTCACCGGCTCGGTGCTGCAGCCGGTCGGAGCCTCGGTGTGCCGTTCCGGATCGACCACCGGATGGCACTGCGGCACGATCCAGCAGCACAACACCAGCGTCACCTACCCCGAGGGCACCATCTCGGGCGTGACCCGTACGACGGTCTGCGCCGAGCCGGGCGACTCGGGAGGCTCCTACATCTCCGGGAGCCAGGCCCAGGGCGTCACCTCGGGTGGTTCCGGCAACTGCTCCAGCGGCGGGACCACCTTCTTCCAGCCGCTGAACCCGATCCTGTCCGCGTACGGACTGACCCTCAGGGTCAGCGGCGGCGACCCCGGCCCGGGCCCCGGCCCCGGTGATCCCGAGCCGGGTGGCACCTGGAAGGCGGGCACCGTCTACGCGGCCGGCGCCACCGTCACCCATGGCGGCGCGACCTACCGCTGCCTCCAGGGGCACCAGGCCCAGCCGGGCTGGGAGCCGCCGAACGTCCCGGCCCTGTGGCAGCGGGTCTGA
- a CDS encoding nitroreductase/quinone reductase family protein, with protein sequence MHALDVDWDHPTDPRPGPRLDHVRAYVSTAGADGHLWHGVRTLLLTTLDRASGRTVRTPLIYGEDEGRHIVLASAYGAPDHPHWYRNLTSHPEVRLQVGAAAFTARARTATPQEREVYWEMMTALWPPFEDDRAAARPREIPLVILEREA encoded by the coding sequence ATGCACGCACTCGACGTCGACTGGGACCACCCCACCGACCCGCGCCCCGGCCCGCGGCTCGACCACGTACGCGCCTACGTGAGCACCGCCGGAGCCGACGGACACCTCTGGCACGGAGTCCGCACCCTCCTGCTGACGACGCTCGACCGCGCCAGCGGCCGTACCGTCCGCACCCCGCTGATCTACGGCGAGGACGAGGGCCGCCACATCGTCCTGGCCTCCGCCTACGGCGCCCCGGACCACCCGCACTGGTACCGGAACCTCACCTCCCACCCGGAGGTCCGCCTCCAGGTCGGCGCCGCCGCCTTCACGGCGCGGGCGCGCACCGCCACACCCCAGGAGCGGGAGGTGTACTGGGAGATGATGACGGCCCTGTGGCCCCCGTTCGAGGACGACCGCGCCGCGGCCCGGCCCCGCGAGATCCCCCTGGTGATCCTGGAGCGCGAGGCCTAG
- a CDS encoding LysR family transcriptional regulator codes for MDLELRHLKIVRAVADAGSLTRAATVLGLAQPALSTQLKRIERVLGGTLFVRGREGVRVTALGELVLERARVLLPAVCELQEDARRFARQDAHGYRLGGTHGPLLGGLVDRLAHHEPGVPVTTYTSWSEKEVAGGVADGRLDFALVGVCGESAPPEPGRLAWMEVARDPVYVMLAEDHPLALAARTEIDLAELAAEAWTDVPGDGCFGDCFAAACVRAGFTPACVYETDTASCVHLVQVGRAVGLCRATFPATPGVVTRPLAGAPLVWRHLLGWHPAARAAARAADVLAHARAAHAEALGRSAGAPALRAGPARRAAPWTAA; via the coding sequence ATGGATCTGGAGCTGAGGCACCTCAAGATCGTCAGGGCCGTCGCCGACGCCGGGAGCCTGACGCGGGCCGCCACCGTGCTCGGCCTCGCGCAGCCCGCGCTCAGTACGCAGCTCAAACGCATCGAGCGCGTGCTGGGCGGCACGCTGTTCGTGCGCGGCCGGGAGGGCGTACGGGTCACCGCGCTCGGGGAGCTGGTGCTGGAGCGGGCCAGGGTGCTGCTGCCCGCCGTGTGCGAGCTGCAGGAGGACGCCAGGCGCTTCGCCCGGCAGGATGCGCACGGCTACCGGCTCGGCGGCACGCACGGGCCGCTGCTCGGCGGGCTCGTGGACCGGCTCGCCCATCACGAACCCGGCGTGCCCGTGACCACGTACACCTCCTGGTCGGAGAAGGAGGTCGCGGGCGGCGTCGCCGACGGGCGCCTGGACTTCGCGCTGGTCGGGGTCTGCGGGGAGAGCGCGCCGCCCGAGCCGGGGCGGCTGGCCTGGATGGAGGTGGCGCGCGACCCGGTGTACGTGATGCTCGCGGAGGACCATCCGCTGGCCCTGGCCGCGCGTACGGAGATCGACCTGGCCGAGCTCGCCGCCGAGGCGTGGACGGACGTTCCCGGCGACGGGTGCTTCGGTGACTGTTTCGCCGCGGCCTGTGTGCGGGCCGGGTTCACGCCCGCCTGCGTCTACGAGACCGACACCGCCTCGTGCGTGCACCTGGTGCAGGTGGGGCGGGCGGTGGGACTGTGCCGGGCCACCTTCCCGGCGACCCCGGGGGTGGTCACCCGGCCCCTCGCCGGGGCCCCGCTCGTGTGGCGGCACCTGCTGGGGTGGCATCCCGCCGCGCGGGCGGCTGCGCGGGCGGCGGATGTGCTGGCGCACGCCAGGGCTGCGCATGCGGAAGCCCTGGGACGGTCTGCCGGAGCCCCGGCTCTGCGGGCGGGGCCGGCGCGGCGGGCCGCGCCGTGGACTGCGGCGTAG
- a CDS encoding YdcF family protein → MVAFALAALLFLAFCVSVRQDRRRFQNAVLLGLTFLSAFSAVFLQVAKLPVWAAVTVLVLAFASPALAFLGLGVYLVRNGLVMIRKEGFRPANLLSMLAGLAIFSLIALLVLVGVVGSPLLGGIAGTLTVVAGYVSFVFFCFLGYAFLYGRIKVRGDVDHVVMLGSGLVGGDRVPPLLASRLRKGQQIYEAQLARSGRPPVLLVSGGKGSDEKVAEARAMADWLIAQGVPEQHVVLEDRSTTTEENMLFSREIMTAHDPAYRCVVVTNNFHAFRAAMLARKTGVNGQVLGSPTAKYYVPSATIREFVAVFWEHRVVNLAICGLLTALGALGTLAAVLV, encoded by the coding sequence ATGGTCGCCTTCGCCCTCGCCGCCCTGCTCTTCCTCGCATTCTGCGTGAGCGTCCGACAGGACCGGCGCCGCTTCCAGAACGCCGTGCTCCTGGGGCTGACCTTCCTCAGCGCGTTCTCCGCGGTGTTCCTCCAGGTCGCCAAGCTGCCCGTCTGGGCGGCCGTCACGGTCCTCGTCCTCGCCTTCGCCTCACCCGCGCTGGCCTTCCTGGGGCTGGGCGTCTACCTCGTCCGCAACGGCCTGGTCATGATCCGCAAGGAGGGCTTCCGGCCGGCCAACCTGCTGTCGATGCTCGCGGGCCTCGCGATCTTCTCGCTGATCGCGCTGCTGGTCCTCGTCGGCGTGGTCGGCTCCCCCCTCCTCGGCGGCATCGCCGGCACGCTCACCGTGGTCGCCGGGTACGTCTCCTTCGTCTTCTTCTGCTTCCTCGGCTACGCCTTCCTCTACGGGCGGATCAAGGTCCGTGGCGACGTCGACCACGTGGTGATGCTGGGATCGGGCCTGGTCGGCGGCGACCGCGTGCCGCCGCTGCTGGCCTCGCGGCTGCGCAAGGGGCAGCAGATCTACGAGGCCCAGCTGGCCCGGAGCGGCCGGCCGCCGGTCCTCCTCGTCTCGGGCGGCAAGGGCTCGGACGAGAAGGTCGCCGAGGCCCGGGCGATGGCCGACTGGCTGATCGCGCAGGGGGTGCCCGAGCAGCACGTCGTGCTGGAGGACCGCTCCACGACGACCGAGGAGAACATGCTCTTCAGCCGGGAGATCATGACGGCGCACGACCCGGCCTACCGGTGCGTGGTGGTCACCAACAACTTCCACGCCTTCCGGGCGGCGATGCTCGCCCGCAAGACCGGCGTCAACGGGCAGGTCCTGGGATCCCCGACCGCGAAGTACTACGTGCCGAGCGCCACCATCCGCGAGTTCGTCGCGGTCTTCTGGGAGCACCGGGTCGTGAACCTGGCGATCTGCGGTCTGCTGACCGCCCTCGGCGCGCTCGGCACGCTGGCCGCGGTCCTGGTGTGA
- a CDS encoding GNAT family N-acetyltransferase, whose product MEYRYATEADGPAMAELFAANHHDALTERQRAEQGFVQGRFGVGVLRAMAGARELLVADDKGRIAGLLALAEPATLADPSPPVAGLLQAQETLEWQGRPLAEARWLLYGPVVVDAAYRGRGVARALFTMAVAVASERAEAVVAFIEAGNAPSWKVHVDGFGMVPLGDFVADGRTYSAVAAPTY is encoded by the coding sequence ATGGAGTACCGGTACGCCACCGAGGCCGATGGGCCCGCCATGGCTGAGCTCTTCGCCGCCAACCACCACGACGCGCTCACGGAACGGCAGCGGGCGGAGCAGGGCTTCGTACAGGGCCGCTTCGGCGTCGGCGTGCTGCGGGCGATGGCCGGTGCGCGGGAGCTGCTGGTCGCGGACGACAAGGGCCGGATCGCCGGGCTGCTCGCACTGGCGGAGCCCGCGACCCTGGCCGACCCGTCGCCGCCGGTCGCGGGCCTGCTCCAGGCGCAGGAAACCCTGGAGTGGCAGGGGCGCCCGCTGGCCGAGGCGCGCTGGCTGCTCTACGGGCCGGTCGTGGTGGACGCCGCCTACCGGGGGCGAGGTGTGGCCCGGGCGCTGTTCACCATGGCCGTGGCGGTGGCCTCGGAGCGCGCCGAAGCCGTGGTCGCCTTCATCGAGGCCGGGAACGCGCCCTCCTGGAAGGTGCACGTCGACGGCTTCGGCATGGTCCCGCTGGGCGACTTCGTCGCGGACGGGCGCACGTACAGCGCGGTGGCCGCTCCCACCTACTAG
- a CDS encoding M14 family metallopeptidase — protein MRLHTRRRAAVTAALLALALGAPAYGMSATASPPPTPSTATQDEAIIQYRIHGPSTPEDRTALLRTGVSIDEVDDHTVVVSADTMQARKLKELGYRLTALPGPPDRSLPGIAASPMDFPSADSKYHNYAEATAEINQLVAQYPAIASKQVIGKSYQGRDLFAIKISDNVATDEAEPEVLFTAHQHAREHLTVEMALYLLKEFTSKFGSDSRITNAVNGREIWIVPDLNPDGGEYDIATGSYRSWRKNRQPNSGSSYVGTDLNRNWDYKWGCCGGSSSSKSSETYRGPSAASAPEVKVVSDFVRSRVVGGKQQIKAAIDFHTYSELVLWPFGYTYNDTAPGLTADDLAVYKKIGTSMASSNGYTPEQSSDLYITDGTIDDWLWGNQKIFAYTFEMYPESGGGGFYPPDEVIDRETARNKDAVLQLLENADCMYRSIGKEAQYCAAP, from the coding sequence ATGCGGCTCCATACCCGCCGGAGGGCCGCCGTCACGGCGGCCCTGCTGGCGCTCGCGCTGGGCGCACCCGCCTACGGCATGAGCGCGACGGCTTCACCTCCGCCCACCCCTTCCACCGCCACCCAGGACGAGGCGATCATCCAGTACCGGATCCACGGCCCGTCCACCCCCGAGGACCGCACCGCCCTGCTCCGTACGGGCGTCTCGATCGACGAGGTGGACGACCACACGGTCGTGGTCAGCGCCGACACCATGCAGGCCAGGAAGCTCAAGGAGCTCGGCTACCGGCTGACGGCCCTGCCCGGACCCCCGGACCGTTCGCTGCCGGGGATCGCGGCGAGCCCTATGGACTTCCCCTCGGCGGACTCGAAGTACCACAACTACGCCGAGGCCACGGCGGAGATCAACCAGCTCGTCGCGCAGTACCCCGCGATCGCGAGCAAGCAGGTGATCGGGAAGTCGTACCAAGGCCGGGACCTCTTCGCCATCAAGATCAGCGACAACGTCGCGACGGACGAGGCCGAGCCCGAGGTGCTCTTCACCGCCCACCAGCACGCGCGCGAGCACCTGACCGTCGAGATGGCCCTGTACCTGCTCAAGGAGTTCACCTCCAAGTTCGGCAGCGACTCCCGGATCACCAACGCGGTCAACGGCCGGGAGATCTGGATCGTCCCGGACCTCAACCCGGACGGCGGCGAGTACGACATCGCCACCGGCTCCTACCGCTCCTGGCGCAAGAACCGGCAGCCCAACTCCGGCTCCTCCTACGTCGGCACGGACCTCAACCGGAACTGGGACTACAAGTGGGGCTGCTGCGGCGGCTCCAGCAGCAGCAAGAGCTCCGAGACCTACCGCGGTCCGTCCGCCGCCTCGGCCCCCGAGGTGAAGGTGGTCTCCGACTTCGTACGCAGCCGGGTCGTCGGCGGCAAGCAGCAGATCAAGGCCGCCATCGACTTCCACACCTACAGCGAGCTCGTCCTGTGGCCCTTCGGCTACACCTACAACGACACCGCCCCGGGCCTGACCGCCGACGACCTCGCCGTCTACAAGAAGATCGGCACCAGCATGGCGTCGAGCAACGGCTACACGCCGGAGCAGTCGAGCGACCTGTACATCACCGACGGGACGATCGACGACTGGCTGTGGGGCAACCAGAAGATCTTCGCCTACACCTTCGAGATGTACCCGGAGAGCGGCGGCGGCGGCTTCTACCCGCCCGACGAGGTCATCGACCGCGAGACCGCCCGCAACAAGGACGCCGTGCTCCAACTGCTGGAGAACGCGGACTGCATGTACCGCTCCATCGGCAAGGAAGCCCAGTACTGCGCGGCGCCGTGA
- a CDS encoding amino acid deaminase, whose translation MASASDPVKDLADEPVDHRFKGLPPDAQTHGLTVGELAAERRDLYTGGFTTPVLTLDADALEHNLAALGTYAARHDLAFAPHGKTPMAPQLFRRQLEHGAWGITVAMPHQARVCRAFGIRTIFLANELVDAPALRWVADELAADPGFRFVCYVDSVRGVELMDAALQGHSATLDVVLELGAGAEGRTGLRTDDECQAVAQAVAASPALRLAGVAGYEATMPGADADSVRAWLHRLTALAADLDKQGLFTGTGLDEVIVSAGGSEWFDAVAEVFAGIPELSLPVLPLLRSGAYVSHDHGWYSGLTPFNRVPEEGGLLPAFRLWTQVVSRPTPGQAFVNAGKRDIAYDLGLPEVLAVRSARDGVERAATGIRVTKLSDQHAWVETDADATPLEVGDWVSLGMAHPCTIFEKWPLIPVVEADGAVTDYVRTFF comes from the coding sequence ATGGCCAGCGCCAGCGACCCCGTCAAGGACCTCGCCGACGAGCCGGTCGACCACCGGTTCAAGGGCCTCCCCCCGGACGCCCAGACGCACGGCCTCACCGTCGGCGAACTCGCCGCCGAGCGCCGCGACCTGTACACCGGCGGCTTCACCACCCCCGTCCTGACCCTCGACGCGGACGCGCTGGAGCACAACCTCGCCGCGCTCGGCACCTACGCCGCCCGTCACGACCTGGCCTTCGCCCCGCACGGCAAGACCCCCATGGCCCCGCAGCTCTTCCGCCGCCAGCTGGAGCACGGCGCGTGGGGCATCACCGTCGCCATGCCCCACCAGGCCCGCGTCTGCCGCGCCTTCGGCATCCGGACGATCTTCCTGGCCAATGAGCTGGTCGATGCTCCCGCCCTCCGCTGGGTCGCCGACGAGCTCGCCGCCGACCCCGGCTTCCGGTTCGTCTGCTACGTCGACTCCGTCCGCGGGGTCGAGCTGATGGACGCCGCCCTGCAGGGCCACAGCGCCACCCTCGACGTCGTCCTCGAACTCGGCGCCGGAGCCGAGGGGCGCACGGGGCTCCGTACCGACGACGAATGCCAGGCCGTCGCCCAGGCCGTCGCCGCGTCCCCCGCCCTGCGCCTGGCAGGTGTGGCCGGCTACGAGGCCACCATGCCCGGCGCCGACGCCGACAGCGTCCGCGCCTGGCTGCACCGCCTCACCGCGCTCGCCGCCGACCTCGACAAGCAGGGCCTCTTCACCGGCACCGGCCTGGACGAGGTCATCGTCAGCGCCGGCGGCAGCGAATGGTTCGACGCCGTCGCCGAGGTCTTCGCCGGGATCCCGGAGCTGTCGCTGCCCGTCCTGCCGCTGCTGCGCTCCGGCGCGTACGTCTCCCACGACCACGGCTGGTACTCGGGCCTGACCCCCTTCAACCGCGTTCCCGAGGAGGGCGGCCTGCTCCCCGCCTTCCGGCTGTGGACCCAGGTGGTCTCCCGCCCCACGCCCGGCCAGGCCTTCGTCAACGCCGGCAAGCGCGACATCGCCTACGACCTCGGCCTGCCCGAAGTGCTCGCCGTGCGCAGCGCCCGCGACGGCGTCGAGCGCGCCGCGACCGGAATCCGGGTGACCAAGCTGTCCGACCAGCACGCCTGGGTCGAGACGGACGCCGACGCCACCCCGCTGGAGGTCGGCGACTGGGTCTCCCTCGGCATGGCCCACCCCTGCACGATCTTCGAGAAGTGGCCGCTGATCCCGGTCGTCGAGGCCGACGGCGCCGTCACCGACTACGTCCGCACCTTCTTCTAG
- a CDS encoding N-acyl-D-amino-acid deacylase family protein has protein sequence MDLVVRGARVVDGTGGPSYTADVGVHEGRIAAVGRLSGGRETVDAHGLALAPGFVDMHAHSDLALLRDPDHSAKAAQGVTLEVLGQDGLSYAPVDERTLGEVRAAIAGWNGPGDDIDFDWRTVGEYLDRLDRAHGGQGVAVNAAYLVPQGTVRAYALGWDDRPATGAELDRMRRLVADGLAQGAVGLSSGLTYTPGMYATGAELTELCRVVAHYGGYYCPHHRSYGHDALAAYAEMVTLAREAGCALHLAHATMNFAENRGRAPELLALLDAALAEGADISLDSYPYTPGCTTLVALLPSWANEGGPEAVLARLRDDAEADRIRHALEVEGADGCHGVPVDWSTIEISGTADPAYGRYVGRRVDGWETARGLLLGDRLAPTVLQHVGDEENVRAIMRHGVHTGGSDGILQGTKPHPRAYSTFPHYLGHYVRELGLLTLEECVAHLAGRPAARLRLADRGLVRVGYRADLVLFDPDTVAAGSTYERPRVLPTGIPYVLIDGRFVVRDGRRTDVLAGRSVRRTARDLR, from the coding sequence GTGGACCTGGTCGTCCGGGGGGCCCGCGTCGTCGACGGCACGGGCGGGCCCTCGTACACCGCCGACGTCGGCGTGCACGAGGGCCGGATCGCCGCCGTCGGCAGGCTCTCCGGGGGCCGCGAGACCGTCGACGCGCACGGCCTCGCCCTCGCCCCGGGCTTCGTCGACATGCACGCCCACAGCGACCTCGCGCTGCTCCGCGACCCGGACCACAGCGCGAAGGCCGCGCAGGGCGTGACCCTCGAAGTCCTCGGCCAGGACGGCCTGTCGTACGCACCCGTCGACGAGCGCACCCTCGGCGAGGTGCGGGCCGCCATCGCCGGCTGGAACGGCCCCGGCGACGACATCGACTTCGACTGGCGCACGGTCGGCGAGTACCTCGACCGGCTGGACCGGGCCCACGGCGGTCAGGGCGTGGCCGTCAACGCCGCCTACCTGGTCCCCCAGGGCACGGTCCGCGCGTACGCCCTCGGCTGGGACGACCGGCCCGCGACGGGGGCCGAGCTCGACCGGATGCGCCGGCTCGTCGCCGACGGGCTGGCGCAGGGCGCCGTCGGCCTGTCCTCCGGCCTCACCTACACCCCCGGCATGTACGCCACGGGGGCCGAACTGACCGAGCTGTGCCGGGTCGTGGCCCACTACGGCGGCTACTACTGCCCGCACCACCGCAGTTACGGCCACGACGCGCTCGCCGCCTACGCCGAGATGGTCACCCTCGCCCGGGAGGCCGGCTGCGCCCTGCACCTCGCGCACGCCACCATGAACTTCGCCGAGAACCGCGGCCGGGCACCCGAACTGCTCGCCCTGCTCGACGCGGCCCTGGCCGAGGGCGCCGACATCAGCCTCGACAGCTACCCGTACACCCCCGGCTGCACCACCCTCGTCGCGCTCCTGCCCAGCTGGGCGAACGAGGGCGGCCCGGAGGCGGTCCTGGCCCGGCTGCGCGACGACGCCGAGGCCGACCGGATCCGCCACGCGCTGGAGGTGGAGGGCGCCGACGGCTGTCACGGGGTGCCCGTCGACTGGTCGACGATCGAGATCTCGGGCACCGCCGACCCCGCCTACGGCCGGTACGTCGGCAGGCGCGTGGACGGCTGGGAGACCGCCCGCGGGCTGCTGCTCGGCGACCGGCTCGCGCCGACGGTCCTCCAGCACGTCGGAGACGAGGAGAACGTCCGGGCGATCATGCGCCACGGGGTCCACACCGGCGGCTCCGACGGCATCCTCCAGGGCACGAAACCGCACCCGCGCGCCTACAGCACCTTCCCCCACTACCTCGGCCACTACGTGCGCGAGCTCGGCCTGCTCACCCTGGAGGAGTGCGTGGCGCACCTGGCCGGCCGCCCCGCCGCGCGCCTGCGGCTGGCCGACCGGGGCCTGGTCCGCGTGGGGTACCGCGCCGACCTCGTGCTGTTCGACCCGGACACGGTCGCGGCCGGGTCCACCTACGAGCGGCCCCGCGTACTGCCGACCGGTATCCCGTACGTCCTGATCGACGGGCGTTTCGTCGTGCGCGACGGGCGCCGGACGGACGTGCTGGCCGGGCGCTCGGTCCGGCGAACCGCCCGCGATCTTCGGTAG